CGCGGCAACTCCTCCGCGAGCAGTTCTCCGATCCGTTTCTTCCTGGCATCGCCTGCAAAAAAGAAAGTCCGGTTCTCATACACTGCCAGAGTCGCAAGCGAACAGTTGTTGGAATCTTCATAAACTTCCTGCGGCGGATAGACCGTCACCTCCAGTTTTCCGAATGTCCATACCCGGTTGTCCTCCGGCACGGTTACGGTCTCCTCTTCCAGTTTTCCATTCAGCGTTTGCTGTAATTCGGAGCCTTTCTCGAATGAAGTCTGCACGACTTCTCCCACCGGAAATGTATCCAGAAGAAGCGCCGCGCCACCGATATGATCTTTGTCAGGATGCGTCAGAATGAGCAAATCGATCTCCTCCACCTGCAGCGCCCTCAGCTTTTCCATGAGCATAGCGGCATCCTCTTTTGTCCCGGTATCAATCATAATATGACTGCCACCGGTTTGCAGCAGTATACTGTCCGCATCATCCGAGCAGGCAAAAAACCAGACATCCAGCCTGTCATCGTTACTGGCGGACGCCTTTTCCCCGCTGACCGGCGGACAGTCAGCGCAGGCAGGCGCCTTCGTCTCACTGCCTCCGCCCCCGCAGGACGATACAGTCCCACACAGGCAAAGAAATAACAGGCACACAGCGAAGCGCACCTGCAGCTTTCTTTTTCTGATATTACCAGACATATTTTCTCCCTGTTATGTATCCAGCTCAAGACTGATCAAAAGCCCTTTGTTCACTTTTTCCATCATGTCCTGGTCAAGATGACATACTTTATCCTTCAGACGTTTTTTATCGATCGTACGAAGCTGCTCGAGCAGCACAACCGAGTCCTTGACCATCTCGTATCTGTGCGAATCCAGTTCTATATGAGTCGGCAGCTTTGCTTTATTCATCTTTGACGTAATTGCCGCACAGATCACAGTAGGACTGTGCTTATTCCCCACATCGTTCTGAATGATCAGAACAGGCCGGATGCCTCCCTGCTCCGAACCGATCACAGGTCTTAGATCCGCGTAATATACATCTCCACGTCTCATTGATACGTAACACTTCCTTCACTACAATTTAGGAATATTATTGCCTTTTTTCCGGAAGGTATTCAAAATCATCGTAATAATCTTTTACTGCTGTGATCAGCGGACCTTTTCGGTAAACTCTCGGTACCCGTTTGCTGATGTCACATACAAGCTCATAGTTAAAACGTCCGGAGAGATCTCCCAGCTCTTCCGCACTGATCGTCTCCCCGCCGTCTGTTCCCAGCAGTGTCACCACATCTCCTTCTTTTGCCTGCGGAATTTCCGTGACGTCGACCATCATCTGATCCATACAGACTCTGCCTGCAATCCGCGCTCTCTGTCCACGAATCAGCACACAGCCTTTGTTCGAGAGCGACCGCGGATACCCATCCGCATAACCGACCGGAATCGTCGCTATTTTCATGCCTTTACCGGCTCTGAAAGTGCCTCCATAACTGATCT
The sequence above is a segment of the Lachnospiraceae bacterium JLR.KK008 genome. Coding sequences within it:
- a CDS encoding MBL fold metallo-hydrolase, which translates into the protein MSGNIRKRKLQVRFAVCLLFLCLCGTVSSCGGGGSETKAPACADCPPVSGEKASASNDDRLDVWFFACSDDADSILLQTGGSHIMIDTGTKEDAAMLMEKLRALQVEEIDLLILTHPDKDHIGGAALLLDTFPVGEVVQTSFEKGSELQQTLNGKLEEETVTVPEDNRVWTFGKLEVTVYPPQEVYEDSNNCSLATLAVYENRTFFFAGDARKKRIGELLAEELPRVDVYKAAHHGRDNGKSDDLVERLHPAYAVITAEEAQEKTQQALREAGTQIISTYQKDVHFTVAEGILDVE
- a CDS encoding type II toxin-antitoxin system PemK/MazF family toxin; this translates as MRRGDVYYADLRPVIGSEQGGIRPVLIIQNDVGNKHSPTVICAAITSKMNKAKLPTHIELDSHRYEMVKDSVVLLEQLRTIDKKRLKDKVCHLDQDMMEKVNKGLLISLELDT